A section of the Triticum dicoccoides isolate Atlit2015 ecotype Zavitan chromosome 7A, WEW_v2.0, whole genome shotgun sequence genome encodes:
- the LOC119332494 gene encoding protein HASTY 1-like: protein MEERLLEDLTREVCSVLWVLALPGLKSRLPSLEQLGTVNRIDSSLKRLESFASSSLTGFLMLNVDTALTALGITVEMFTWTDSEAVTKVIPFYGALIHLAVATNQAELRQFVRKDIFSSITQGLSVELNVAVNAELIGLCQGIYLYLSDKDRAPKQGSQVDIRRQC from the exons ATGGAAGAGAGGCTATTAGAAGACTTGACTCGTGAAGTTTGTTCTGTGCTTTGGGTTTTAGCATTACCTGGTTTGAAGAGTAGACTTCCATCTTTGGAACAACTTGGAACTGTCAACCGGATTGATTCTTCTCTTAAACGTCTGGAATCATTTGCTTCCAGCTCTCTTACTGG ATTTCTTATGCTTAATGTTGACACTGCCCTAACTGCTTTGGGAATAACTGTTGAAATGTTCACTTGGACAGATAGTGAAGCAGTGACTAAAGTAATACCCTTTTATGGTGCATTGATTCACCTTGCTGTTGCAACAAACCAGGCTGAGCTGAGGCAGTTTGTTAGAAAGGATATATTTTCTTCTATAACACAGGGCTTATCTGTTGAGTTgaatgtcgctgttaatgcggagcTTATTGGACTTTGTCAAGGAATATATCTATATCTGTCAGACAAAGATCGTGCGCCTAAACAG GGGAGCCAAGTAGATATAAGAAGACAATGTTaa
- the LOC119332493 gene encoding glutaminyl-peptide cyclotransferase-like — protein sequence MTAGSRRRPPPPRRRASPMAPSPLSVSSTNPSPPSSRRVRRTAVAAAGAALLLLAAAAAVWRPAYLPAALLRRPPLAATRFYSFDLVREYPHDPAAFTQGLLYGGNDTLYESTGLYHQSSVRKVDLQTGKVLEQHQMDGWMFGEGLTLLGDRLFQVTWRKNDGFIYDRHNFSKRESFTHKMRDGWGLATDGKILFGSDGTSRLYQLDPISLEVTKTVTVKYQDKEVSFINELEYINGEVWANVWQTDCIARVSHEDGQVVSWIFLHELRQQLWNSGNTAIDVLNGIAWDEENNRLFVTGKLWPKLYEIKLRPVDGPPDGSVERLCPRASFY from the exons ATGACCGCCGGCTCCCGACGGAggcccccgccgccccgccgccgcgcctcccccatGGCGCCTTCCCCCCTCTCCGTATCCTCCACCAACCCCTCCCCGCCGTCCTCGCGCCGCGTCCGCCGCACGGCCGTCGCGGCCGCGGGcgccgcgctcctcctcctcgccgcggcTGCCGCCGTCTGGCGCCCGGCCTACCTCCCCGCGGCGCTCCTCCGCCGGCCGCCGCTCGCCGCCACCCGGTTCTACTCCTTCGACCTGGTCCGCGAGTACCCGCACGACCCCGCGGCCTTCACCCAG GGCCTCCTGTACGGGGGAAACGACACTCTCTACGAGTCCACTGGCCTTTACCACCAG TCGTCGGTCCGGAAGGTTGATCTTCAAACAGGAAAA GTTTTAGAGCAGCAccaaatggatggatggatgtttgGAGAAGGCCTAACACTTCTAGGCGACAG ATTGTTTCAAGTTACTTGGCGGAAGAATGATGGATTCATATATGACCGGCATAACTTTAGCAAA CGTGAGAGTTTTACCCATAAAATGCGTGACGGGTGGGGGTTGGCTACTGATGGAAAAATTCTATTTGGCAGTGATGGTACCTCAAGGTTGTACCAGCTGGATCCAATATCACTTGAAG TGACAAAGACAGTAACTGTGAAATATCAAGACAAGGAAGTTTCCTTTATTAATGAACTGGAGTATATAAATGGTGAAGTATGGGCAAATGTCTGGCAG ACAGATTGCATAGCTAGAGTTTCCCATGAAGATGGCCAAGTGGTGAGCTGGATCTTTCTTCACGAGCTGAG GCAGCAATTGTGGAATTCTGGAAACACG GCCATTGATGTTCTAAACGGTATAGCTTGGGACGAAGAAAATAACAGATTGTTTG TGACCGGGAAATTGTGGCCGAAGCTCTACGAGATCAAGCTGCGCCCGGTCGATGGGCCACCAGACGGGTCTGTGGAGAGGCTGTGCCCAAGGGCAAGCTTTTATTGA
- the LOC119334601 gene encoding 30S ribosomal protein S13, chloroplastic-like, producing MQQSRAWSSLARGIARRLSGGAPSAPISPLQSAAISTGSACLLARQDGGFVHGGFMDSIRIGGVVIPNHKRVEYALQSIHGIGRARARQILSELNLENKVTKDLSKEEIITLREGIAKYMIETDLRRFKSAAVERLEGIRCYRGIRHADALPVRGQRTKTNGRTRKEKRA from the exons ATGCAGCAGTCACGCGCATGGTCGTCCCTTGCGCGCGGCATAGCGCGCCGCCTCTCCGGGGGAGCGCCGTCAGCTCCGATTTCTCCTCTCCAGTCCGCGGCAATCTCCACCGGGTCAGCCTGCCTGCTTGCTCGCCAG GACGGAGGTTTTGTTCATGGTGGGTTCATGGATTCCATTCGTATTGGTGGTGTTGTGATACCTAACCACAAGAGGGTGGAGTACGCACTTCAATCCATCCACGGCATTGGCCGGGCACGCGCCCGTCAGATCCTTTCAGAGCTCAATTTGGAGAACAAGGTCACCAAAGACCTCTCCAAGGAGGAGATCATCACCCTCCGTGAGGggatcgcaaagtacatgattgaaaCAGACCTA AGACGGTTTAAGAGTGCGGCGGTCGAGAGATTGGAAGGGATTAGATGCTACAGGGGCATCCGGCATGCGGATGCTCTCCCGGTACGTGGCCAGAGAACAAAGACCAATGGCAGGACTCGCAAGGAAAAGAGGGCTTGA